A genomic region of Homalodisca vitripennis isolate AUS2020 chromosome 5, UT_GWSS_2.1, whole genome shotgun sequence contains the following coding sequences:
- the LOC124363198 gene encoding arylsulfatase B-like isoform X1, whose protein sequence is MFLKTVLFLVAILLNYVISNSDINRPHIVFIIADDLGWNDVGFHGSNQIPTPNIDALAYSGIALHNYYVSPICTPSRSALMTGKYPIHTGMQHTVLFGAEPRGLPLTERLLPEYLRDLGYVNRLVGKWHLGSYKKEYTPTYRGFDSHLGYWTGHQDYFDHTACETGFWGLDMRQGMDVAWDLHGQYSTDIFTKEAVKLIHSHNTSSPLFLYLAHTAVHSGNPYNPLPAPDKDVAAFTNIEDFNRRKFAAMLSKLDDSVGQVMKALQDAGMVENSIVIFTTDNGGPAAGFNLNAASNWPLRGVKNTLWEGGVRGAGLIWSPILPNGWVSTDLMHISDWLPTLISAAGGNTSELMNIDGVDQWPSMSQGVATTRTEVLHNIDDIYGSSALTVGDWKIVKGTNYKGQWDGWYGPSGRDDTPYDIERVINSPAGRAAASVNHPIFREKALKMRSKLDVQCTQEVIQSPCLPLRHPCLFNVRADPCELNNLADRYPAVLRHLESQLSAINTTAVPPGNLPIDKHGDPRLWDHTWTNFGDYSSSNDVDMAVDLPQERPIVISN, encoded by the exons ATGTTTTTGAAAACAGTCCTGTTCCTGGTTGCAATTCTCCTGAATTATGTCATCTCAAACTCTGACATCAACAGGCCACATATAGTGTTCATTATTGCTGACGATTTG GGGTGGAACGACGTCGGTTTCCATGGATCGAACCAGATCCCAACGCCTAATATCGACGCCTTGGCGTACTCCGGCATCGCGCTACACAACTACTATGTGAGTCCCATCTGCACACCCTCTCGTAGTGCGCTCATGACTGGGAAGTACCCCATACACACAG GAATGCAGCACACAGTTCTGTTTGGGGCCGAGCCCCGAGGTTTGCCCCTGACAGAGCGTCTACTGCCCGAGTACCTGCGTGATCTCGGTTACGTCAACAGACTCGTGGGCAAGTGGCATCTGGGTTCCTACAAGAAGGAGTATACGCCAACCTATCGCGGCTTCGACTCCCACCTAGGCTACTGGACTGGCCATCAAGATTACTTTGACCACACAGCGTGTGAAACG GGATTCTGGGGTCTAGACATGCGCCAAGGGATGGATGTGGCTTGGGATCTCCATGGACAATACTCAACTGATATATTCACAAAAGAAGCAGTGAAACTCATCCATAGTCACAATACATCGAGTCCTCTATTCCTGTACCTGGCCCACACTGCCGTTCACTCAGGCAACCCCTACAACCCCCTGCCAGCACCCGACAAAGATGTTGCAGCGTTCACCAATATTGAAGACTTCAACAGAAGGAAATTTGCAG CTATGCTGAGCAAACTTGATGATTCTGTGGGTCAAGTGATGAAGGCTCTACAAGATGCTGGAATGGTCGAAAACAGCATTGTAATCTTCACTACCGACAACGGAGGTCCTGCAGCTGGCTTCAACCTAAATGCAGCTTCCAACTGGCCTTTGAGAGGT GTGAAGAACACACTGTGGGAAGGAGGTGTTCGAGGGGCAGGGTTGATATGGAGCCCTATCCTGCCCAACGGTTGGGTGTCTACTGACCTCATGCACATCTCGGACTGGCTGCCTACCCTGATCTCTGCAGCCGGTGGCAACACCAG TGAGCTGATGAACATTGACGGGGTGGATCAGTGGCCCAGTATGTCCCAGGGGGTGGCTACAACCAGAACCGAAGTCCTCCACAACATCGATGACATCTACGGCAGCTCAGCTCTCACAGTGGGCGATTGGAAAATAGTCAAAG GAACCAACTACAAAGGCCAGTGGGATGGATGGTATGGCCCAAGCGGTCGAGATGATACACCTTACGATATAGAAAGAGTCATCAACAGTCCTGCAGGCCGGGCAGCTGCTTCCGTCAACCACCCTATTTTCCGAGAAAAG GCATTGAAGATGCGCTCGAAACTGGATGTCCAGTGTACACAAGAAGTGATACAATCTCCATGTCTACCTCTAAGACACCCGTGTCTGTTTAATGTCAGGGCGGACCCTTGTGAACTAAACAATTTAGCCGATCG ATATCCAGCTGTACTTCGTCATCTAGAGTCGCAGCTCAGTGCTATCAACACGACAGCTGTACCTCCTGGAAACTTGCCGATCGACAAACACGGAGATCCTCGTCTGTGGGACCACACGTGGACCAACTTTGGTGACTATAGCAGCAGCAATGATGTCGACATGGCAGTGGATCTGCCCCAAG AACGTCCCATCGTAATTAGTAACTGA
- the LOC124363198 gene encoding arylsulfatase B-like isoform X2 has translation MFLKTVLFLVAILLNYVISNSDINRPHIVFIIADDLGWNDVGFHGSNQIPTPNIDALAYSGIALHNYYVSPICTPSRSALMTGKYPIHTGMQHTVLFGAEPRGLPLTERLLPEYLRDLGYVNRLVGKWHLGSYKKEYTPTYRGFDSHLGYWTGHQDYFDHTACETGFWGLDMRQGMDVAWDLHGQYSTDIFTKEAVKLIHSHNTSSPLFLYLAHTAVHSGNPYNPLPAPDKDVAAFTNIEDFNRRKFAAMLSKLDDSVGQVMKALQDAGMVENSIVIFTTDNGGPAAGFNLNAASNWPLRGVKNTLWEGGVRGAGLIWSPILPNGWVSTDLMHISDWLPTLISAAGGNTSELMNIDGVDQWPSMSQGVATTRTEVLHNIDDIYGSSALTVGDWKIVKGTNYKGQWDGWYGPSGRDDTPYDIERVINSPAGRAAASVNHPIFREKALKMRSKLDVQCTQEVIQSPCLPLRHPCLFNVRADPCELNNLADRYPAVLRHLESQLSAINTTAVPPGNLPIDKHGDPRLWDHTWTNFGDYSSSNDVDMAVDLPQGTVAVQET, from the exons ATGTTTTTGAAAACAGTCCTGTTCCTGGTTGCAATTCTCCTGAATTATGTCATCTCAAACTCTGACATCAACAGGCCACATATAGTGTTCATTATTGCTGACGATTTG GGGTGGAACGACGTCGGTTTCCATGGATCGAACCAGATCCCAACGCCTAATATCGACGCCTTGGCGTACTCCGGCATCGCGCTACACAACTACTATGTGAGTCCCATCTGCACACCCTCTCGTAGTGCGCTCATGACTGGGAAGTACCCCATACACACAG GAATGCAGCACACAGTTCTGTTTGGGGCCGAGCCCCGAGGTTTGCCCCTGACAGAGCGTCTACTGCCCGAGTACCTGCGTGATCTCGGTTACGTCAACAGACTCGTGGGCAAGTGGCATCTGGGTTCCTACAAGAAGGAGTATACGCCAACCTATCGCGGCTTCGACTCCCACCTAGGCTACTGGACTGGCCATCAAGATTACTTTGACCACACAGCGTGTGAAACG GGATTCTGGGGTCTAGACATGCGCCAAGGGATGGATGTGGCTTGGGATCTCCATGGACAATACTCAACTGATATATTCACAAAAGAAGCAGTGAAACTCATCCATAGTCACAATACATCGAGTCCTCTATTCCTGTACCTGGCCCACACTGCCGTTCACTCAGGCAACCCCTACAACCCCCTGCCAGCACCCGACAAAGATGTTGCAGCGTTCACCAATATTGAAGACTTCAACAGAAGGAAATTTGCAG CTATGCTGAGCAAACTTGATGATTCTGTGGGTCAAGTGATGAAGGCTCTACAAGATGCTGGAATGGTCGAAAACAGCATTGTAATCTTCACTACCGACAACGGAGGTCCTGCAGCTGGCTTCAACCTAAATGCAGCTTCCAACTGGCCTTTGAGAGGT GTGAAGAACACACTGTGGGAAGGAGGTGTTCGAGGGGCAGGGTTGATATGGAGCCCTATCCTGCCCAACGGTTGGGTGTCTACTGACCTCATGCACATCTCGGACTGGCTGCCTACCCTGATCTCTGCAGCCGGTGGCAACACCAG TGAGCTGATGAACATTGACGGGGTGGATCAGTGGCCCAGTATGTCCCAGGGGGTGGCTACAACCAGAACCGAAGTCCTCCACAACATCGATGACATCTACGGCAGCTCAGCTCTCACAGTGGGCGATTGGAAAATAGTCAAAG GAACCAACTACAAAGGCCAGTGGGATGGATGGTATGGCCCAAGCGGTCGAGATGATACACCTTACGATATAGAAAGAGTCATCAACAGTCCTGCAGGCCGGGCAGCTGCTTCCGTCAACCACCCTATTTTCCGAGAAAAG GCATTGAAGATGCGCTCGAAACTGGATGTCCAGTGTACACAAGAAGTGATACAATCTCCATGTCTACCTCTAAGACACCCGTGTCTGTTTAATGTCAGGGCGGACCCTTGTGAACTAAACAATTTAGCCGATCG ATATCCAGCTGTACTTCGTCATCTAGAGTCGCAGCTCAGTGCTATCAACACGACAGCTGTACCTCCTGGAAACTTGCCGATCGACAAACACGGAGATCCTCGTCTGTGGGACCACACGTGGACCAACTTTGGTGACTATAGCAGCAGCAATGATGTCGACATGGCAGTGGATCTGCCCCAAGGTACTGTTGCTGtccaagaaacataa